In one Oryzias latipes chromosome 13, ASM223467v1 genomic region, the following are encoded:
- the c1qtnf5 gene encoding complement C1q tumor necrosis factor-related protein 5, with translation MDSLRLLLQSLLILQVHFSKQLEDNQIPPSLCTGHPGIPGSPGVHGSPGQPGRDGRDGRDAAPGEKGEKGDKGGSGETGERGLTGDKGNPGEKGERGQHGECAVAPKSAFSAKLSQGLPLPLSVGDAVRFDTILLNEQGDYNAETGRFTCKVPGVYYFAVHATVYRASLQFDLMKNGHAEASYFQFYGSWPKPASLSGGSLLHLVPGDQVWVQMALSEYNGFYSSTKTDSTFSGFLVNSDWKNSAVFA, from the exons ATGGATTCACTCAGATTGTTGCTTCAGTCCCTCCTCATTCTTCAAGTACATTTTTCCAAGCAGCTGGAGGACAACCAGATCCCTCCCAGTCTGTGCACTGGTCACCCTGGGATCCCTGGGTCTCCTGGAGTTCATGGGAGCCCCGGTCAGCCGGGCAGAGATGGCCGGGATGGGAGGGATGCTGCTCCGGGAGAGAAAGGGGAGAAGGGGGACAAAGGGGGCTCAG GGGAAACAGGAGAGCGAGGCCTGACGGGAGACAAAGGAAACCCTGGAGAAAAGGGTGAAAGGGGGCAGCATGGGGAGTGTGCAGTGGCGCCCAAATCAGCCTTCAGCGCCAAACTGTCTCAGGGTCTACCCTTGCCCCTCAGTGTGGGTGATGCCGTTCGCTTTGACACAATCCTGCTAAACGAGCAGGGTGACTACAATGCAGAGACAGGACGCTTCACCTGCAAGGTCCCTGGGGTCTACTACTTTGCTGTCCACGCCACAGTTTACCGGGCCAGCCTTCAGTTTGACCTGATGAAGAACGGCCACGCTGAGGCGTCTTACTTTCAGTTTTACGGCAGCTGGCCCAAACCAGCATCTCTATCGGGGGGCTCCCTGCTTCACCTTGTTCCTGGTGACCAGGTGTGGGTACAGATGGCTCTCTCTGAATACAACGGCTTTTACTCCAGCACCAAGACAGACAGCACCTTCTCCGGCTTCCTGGTGAACTCAGACTGGAAAAATTCTGCAGTGTTTGCTTAA